Proteins found in one Pirellulales bacterium genomic segment:
- a CDS encoding AbrB/MazE/SpoVT family DNA-binding domain-containing protein, with the protein MMSEPIKADSSGAVTLPAELCRAARLAPGADLVAEVEAGRIVVEAIRPSLAERFVGRAAALPPGALDSLPNDLAAQHDHYLYGTPKRPE; encoded by the coding sequence ATGATGTCCGAACCAATCAAAGCCGATTCCAGCGGCGCGGTAACGCTTCCGGCCGAATTGTGTCGGGCCGCCCGGCTTGCCCCGGGAGCCGATCTCGTCGCCGAGGTTGAAGCTGGGCGGATCGTTGTCGAAGCGATCCGACCATCTCTGGCAGAGCGCTTCGTGGGGCGCGCCGCGGCGCTGCCGCCAGGAGCTTTGGATTCTCTGCCTAATGATCTGGCCGCGCAGCACGACCACTATCTCTACGGCACGCCGAAGCGCCCGGAGTGA